In the Kaistella sp. 97-N-M2 genome, one interval contains:
- a CDS encoding META domain-containing protein: MKNIFLSLFAALTVLSCATMNTSKVGSSQVNIAGTQWTLADNVRGKTPTLNVEAGKVTGNAGCNNYFGELSLDPTAGNFAAKNVGATKMACDNLDVESTFLKMLNEANKYVVKGNTLELYRGNLLLMKLNKM; encoded by the coding sequence ATGAAAAATATATTTTTGTCCCTTTTTGCAGCGTTAACCGTACTTTCCTGCGCCACGATGAACACGTCGAAAGTTGGAAGTTCGCAGGTAAATATTGCCGGTACGCAGTGGACTTTGGCGGATAACGTGCGTGGCAAAACGCCTACTTTAAATGTGGAAGCGGGAAAAGTGACGGGAAATGCGGGTTGTAACAATTATTTTGGAGAACTTTCTTTGGACCCAACAGCCGGAAATTTCGCGGCGAAGAATGTGGGTGCCACCAAAATGGCGTGCGATAATCTGGATGTTGAAAGTACCTTCCTGAAAATGCTGAACGAAGCCAATAAGTATGTGGTAAAAGGCAACACGCTGGAACTTTACCGAGGCAATCTTTTGCTGATGAAACTCAATAAAATGTAA
- a CDS encoding 3-hydroxybutyryl-CoA dehydrogenase produces MNTNIVVIGAGTMGNGIAHTFAQKGFNVGLVDVSQEALDKGLATITKNLDRIISKGNLTEEEKSNTLNQISTFTKLEDCASNADLIVEAATENLDLKLKIFKQMDELAPKDCILATNTSSISITKIASVTNRPEKVIGMHFMNPVPIMKLVEIIKGYSTSKETFDEIYEMSKTLGKVPTEVNDYPGFVANRILMPMINEAIETLYNGVAGVEEIDTVMKLGMAHPMGPLQLADFIGLDVCLAILNVMYDGFKNPKYAPNPLLVNMVMAGKLGVKSGEGFYDYAESQKAEKVSKMFLK; encoded by the coding sequence ATGAACACGAACATTGTAGTGATCGGCGCCGGAACCATGGGAAACGGTATTGCCCATACTTTTGCACAAAAAGGATTTAATGTCGGTTTGGTTGATGTTTCGCAGGAGGCATTGGACAAAGGTTTGGCAACGATTACTAAAAATCTGGACCGCATTATCTCGAAGGGCAATTTAACGGAAGAAGAAAAATCCAATACCTTAAACCAGATTTCCACCTTTACAAAATTAGAGGATTGCGCCTCTAATGCTGATCTGATCGTCGAAGCTGCCACAGAAAATCTGGACCTGAAGCTGAAGATCTTTAAGCAGATGGACGAACTTGCACCGAAAGACTGTATTTTGGCAACAAACACTTCGTCCATTTCTATCACCAAAATCGCCTCGGTAACCAACCGGCCGGAAAAAGTGATTGGCATGCATTTTATGAACCCCGTGCCGATTATGAAGCTCGTGGAAATCATCAAAGGCTACTCCACTTCAAAAGAAACGTTCGACGAAATTTACGAGATGAGCAAAACTTTAGGAAAAGTTCCGACCGAAGTGAACGATTATCCGGGTTTTGTAGCAAACCGAATTTTGATGCCCATGATCAATGAAGCCATCGAAACCTTATACAACGGCGTTGCGGGTGTGGAAGAAATCGATACGGTAATGAAACTCGGTATGGCGCACCCGATGGGTCCTTTGCAGCTCGCAGATTTTATTGGTCTGGACGTTTGTCTTGCCATTTTAAATGTGATGTACGACGGCTTTAAAAATCCGAAATATGCGCCAAATCCTTTGTTGGTGAACATGGTAATGGCCGGAAAACTGGGCGTGAAGTCGGGCGAAGGGTTTTACGATTATGCAGAAAGCCAAAAAGCCGAAAAAGTTTCGAAAATGTTTTTAAAATAA
- a CDS encoding M23 family metallopeptidase: MRKFLSLLFFSVHFFIFAQKKWDIRFYSESVNRVFYIYSDNDEPMPISSKFTFKTTNLSNSLENNSIIVIPPHAKKFLIATLKPIQANAANKVEYSNTFNFGNVLQESYDADYIYSLPFETGKTHLVFQGYNGKFSHQNEFSLDLDLKLGENVLAAREGTVVDVVNTNTQSCPNISCAKYNNNILIMHSDGTFGVYAHLKYGGTVVKKGDVVEKGQMIGYSGNTGFSSGPHLHFAVFINRIDGSRTFIKTQFKTSKSEATLLEEGKNYTKNYYH; the protein is encoded by the coding sequence ATGAGAAAGTTTCTTTCGCTGCTCTTTTTTAGTGTGCATTTTTTCATTTTCGCTCAGAAAAAATGGGACATCCGTTTTTACAGCGAAAGTGTGAACCGGGTTTTTTACATTTATTCGGATAACGACGAACCGATGCCCATCTCTTCAAAATTCACCTTCAAAACCACAAATTTAAGCAACAGTCTGGAAAATAATTCCATCATCGTGATTCCACCGCATGCGAAAAAATTTTTAATTGCCACCTTAAAACCCATCCAGGCAAACGCGGCGAACAAAGTGGAATATTCGAACACGTTTAATTTCGGAAATGTTCTGCAGGAAAGTTACGATGCAGATTATATTTATTCCTTACCTTTTGAAACAGGAAAAACGCATCTTGTTTTCCAGGGCTATAACGGAAAGTTTTCTCATCAAAATGAATTTTCACTCGATCTGGATTTAAAACTGGGCGAAAACGTTTTGGCGGCGCGCGAAGGAACCGTAGTCGATGTGGTGAATACGAACACGCAAAGCTGCCCCAATATTTCCTGCGCAAAGTACAACAATAATATCCTTATTATGCACAGCGACGGGACTTTTGGCGTTTACGCCCATCTTAAATATGGAGGAACTGTAGTGAAAAAAGGTGATGTTGTAGAAAAGGGGCAGATGATTGGATACAGCGGAAACACAGGTTTTTCCAGCGGTCCGCATCTGCATTTTGCAGTTTTCATCAACAGGATCGACGGGTCGCGGACTTTTATTAAAACACAGTTTAAAACGTCCAAAAGTGAAGCTACCCTTCTGGAAGAAGGAAAAAATTATACAAAAAATTATTACCATTGA
- the bla gene encoding class A beta-lactamase, subclass A2 produces MKKIFLIGTLVAFSLAFSQNLKKEINQIIAGKNATVAVSILDFESGNSTEINGNKKLPMLSVFKFHIALAVLNEVDAGKLKFHQKILVKKSDLLENTWSPIREKYPEGNIEMSLSELLKYTVAQSDNNGCDMLLRLIGGTETVQKFTNATGIKDFQIKANEAKMHQGYEFMYWNWTTTNAANQLLKKFFDGKILSKKSTDFLMKIMIETTTGTTKIVAQLPQGTVVAHKTGSSGKDDKGLTVAENDIGIITLPNGKHYAISVFVSDSLEKEETNTKMIADISKIVFDYFSKK; encoded by the coding sequence ATGAAAAAGATATTTTTAATCGGCACGCTAGTGGCTTTTTCGCTTGCCTTTTCCCAAAATTTAAAAAAGGAAATCAATCAAATTATCGCCGGAAAAAACGCCACCGTCGCAGTTTCGATTTTGGATTTTGAATCCGGCAATTCCACCGAAATTAACGGAAACAAAAAACTTCCGATGCTAAGCGTGTTTAAATTTCATATCGCTTTGGCAGTTTTGAATGAAGTGGATGCGGGTAAATTGAAATTTCACCAGAAAATTTTAGTAAAAAAATCAGATCTTTTAGAAAATACGTGGAGTCCGATTCGGGAAAAATATCCCGAAGGAAATATCGAAATGTCCTTAAGTGAACTCCTCAAATACACCGTTGCACAAAGTGATAATAACGGCTGCGACATGTTGCTGCGATTAATTGGCGGCACGGAAACCGTTCAAAAGTTCACTAATGCCACCGGAATTAAGGATTTCCAAATTAAAGCAAACGAAGCAAAAATGCATCAGGGTTATGAGTTCATGTACTGGAATTGGACTACGACAAATGCTGCAAATCAGCTGCTGAAAAAATTCTTCGACGGAAAAATTTTGTCTAAAAAATCGACCGACTTCTTAATGAAAATTATGATAGAAACGACTACGGGAACTACTAAAATTGTTGCACAACTTCCGCAAGGGACCGTGGTAGCACACAAAACGGGTTCTTCCGGCAAAGATGACAAAGGTCTGACCGTCGCTGAAAACGATATCGGAATCATCACGCTTCCCAACGGAAAACATTACGCAATCAGCGTTTTTGTCTCAGATTCGCTGGAAAAGGAAGAAACCAACACGAAAATGATTGCCGACATTTCTAAAATAGTTTTTGATTATTTTAGCAAAAAATAA
- a CDS encoding Gfo/Idh/MocA family protein, whose translation MLKAGLVGAGHLGKIHLKLLQHSEKYELVGFHDADAENGRKLEAEFGYKYFENFDDLLKEIQMLDIVTPTLYHYDYAIKAIEKKIHFFIEKPITQTLEQAEEILYKCREFGIKAQVGHVERYNPAFIGSRDYIKNPMFIEIHRLAEFNPRGTDVSVVLDLMIHDLDILLSLVKSKVKAIHASGVSVVSKSPDICNARIEFENGCVANLTTSRISMKAMRKSRFFQKDAYISVDFLEKKAEVIRMKPAPENPSDFDMIIENAEGEKNQIIFEYPNIQPNNAILDELESFAEAITENKNVEVSLEDGTEALKVALEIVKMIS comes from the coding sequence ATGCTAAAAGCGGGTTTGGTTGGCGCAGGTCATCTAGGAAAAATACATTTGAAGTTGCTGCAACATTCGGAAAAATATGAATTGGTGGGTTTTCACGATGCAGACGCGGAAAATGGCAGAAAACTCGAAGCTGAATTCGGCTATAAATATTTTGAAAATTTTGATGATCTTTTGAAGGAGATCCAAATGCTCGATATTGTAACACCCACTTTGTATCATTACGATTATGCGATAAAAGCCATCGAAAAGAAGATTCATTTTTTCATCGAAAAACCCATTACGCAAACGTTGGAACAGGCCGAAGAAATTTTGTATAAATGCCGCGAATTCGGCATTAAAGCGCAGGTCGGGCATGTTGAAAGATATAATCCCGCTTTTATTGGCTCGCGCGATTACATTAAAAATCCAATGTTCATCGAAATTCACCGTTTGGCAGAATTTAATCCGCGCGGCACCGATGTTTCTGTCGTTCTCGATCTGATGATTCACGATTTGGATATTTTGCTTTCGTTGGTGAAATCAAAAGTAAAAGCTATTCATGCGAGCGGCGTTTCTGTCGTTTCAAAATCCCCGGACATTTGTAACGCGAGAATTGAATTTGAAAATGGATGCGTGGCGAATTTAACAACTTCGCGAATTTCCATGAAAGCCATGCGAAAATCCCGCTTTTTCCAGAAAGATGCTTATATTTCTGTAGATTTTTTAGAGAAAAAGGCAGAGGTCATCCGCATGAAACCGGCTCCCGAAAATCCGAGCGATTTTGATATGATCATTGAAAATGCAGAAGGCGAGAAAAATCAGATTATTTTCGAATATCCGAACATTCAGCCGAACAATGCGATCTTAGACGAACTCGAAAGTTTTGCGGAGGCTATTACGGAAAATAAAAACGTAGAAGTTTCTTTGGAAGACGGGACAGAGGCTCTGAAAGTGGCGCTCGAAATTGTGAAAATGATTTCATAA
- a CDS encoding protein-L-isoaspartate(D-aspartate) O-methyltransferase — MQDSFVHKGKRKILVDYLREKMGISDEKVLNAINVVPRHLFLESIFEDFAYEDRAFPILAQQTISHPSTVAEQTELLELQEKEKVLEIGTGCGYQAAVLVQMNVLVYTVERQKDLHDFSQKKLRELHLRPKFQSFGDGFLGLPTFAPFDKILVTCGAEILPTELLHQLKIGGKMVIPLGKTDEQILYRFTKISPTEFEKEEFGAYKFVPMLNNTNH; from the coding sequence ATGCAGGATTCATTTGTACACAAAGGAAAAAGGAAAATATTGGTTGATTATCTTCGGGAGAAAATGGGAATTTCTGATGAGAAGGTGCTCAACGCCATTAATGTAGTTCCGCGGCACCTCTTTCTGGAAAGTATTTTTGAGGATTTCGCCTACGAAGACCGCGCGTTTCCCATTTTAGCACAGCAAACGATCTCTCATCCCTCCACCGTTGCCGAGCAGACGGAACTTCTGGAGCTTCAAGAAAAAGAAAAAGTTCTCGAAATTGGGACGGGTTGCGGCTATCAGGCCGCTGTTTTGGTGCAGATGAATGTTTTGGTTTATACGGTAGAACGCCAGAAAGATCTTCATGATTTCTCGCAGAAAAAACTGCGCGAACTGCATCTCCGTCCTAAATTTCAGAGTTTTGGCGATGGCTTTTTAGGCCTTCCGACGTTTGCTCCTTTTGATAAAATCCTCGTCACCTGCGGCGCCGAAATTCTTCCAACGGAACTGCTTCATCAGTTGAAAATAGGCGGAAAAATGGTAATTCCGTTAGGTAAAACCGATGAACAGATTCTGTACCGCTTCACCAAAATATCGCCCACCGAATTTGAAAAAGAAGAGTTTGGCGCCTACAAATTTGTGCCCATGCTGAACAATACGAATCATTAA
- a CDS encoding PH domain-containing protein produces MKETVFKTKKIDKTFLSLYLGLFVFLFGTAFYTYFQEKDARVFLPMGIICSIILLLTLAGNFWLKIIVRDQHLIVHLFFDIFKTDIRNIKTIRKGETMWSGFHKYGTTTKGLIVFSKFKNDLYISPENEELFYRKILEINPDVVIEKV; encoded by the coding sequence ATGAAAGAAACAGTTTTCAAAACGAAAAAAATCGATAAAACTTTTCTGAGTCTTTATCTCGGTCTCTTCGTTTTCCTTTTTGGAACTGCTTTTTATACCTATTTTCAGGAGAAAGACGCCCGGGTGTTTTTACCGATGGGCATTATTTGCAGCATCATTTTGTTGTTGACCCTCGCCGGTAATTTCTGGTTGAAGATTATTGTTAGAGACCAACATCTCATCGTTCATCTTTTTTTTGATATTTTCAAAACTGATATCCGGAATATCAAAACGATCCGCAAAGGAGAAACGATGTGGAGCGGTTTTCACAAATACGGTACCACCACGAAAGGCCTCATTGTTTTCAGCAAATTTAAAAATGACCTCTACATCTCGCCGGAGAATGAAGAGTTGTTTTACCGGAAAATTCTGGAAATTAATCCTGACGTTGTTATAGAAAAGGTTTAA
- a CDS encoding endonuclease domain-containing protein: protein MKQILTHIGNVPIYRNFVEDLPYNPVLKPLLAQKRKAGILSEVLFWKQVRAKTFHNIDFDRQRIIGNYIVDFYVKALGLVVEIQKTDKENKQIHEGINRTFLESLGLKVFHISDFDVRNNIFLVLRDLEDFIITNFGDHPVKN, encoded by the coding sequence ATGAAACAGATACTTACACATATTGGCAATGTCCCGATCTACAGAAATTTTGTAGAAGATTTGCCCTATAACCCGGTTCTAAAACCGCTCCTGGCGCAAAAGCGGAAGGCAGGAATTTTAAGCGAAGTTTTGTTCTGGAAGCAGGTTCGGGCAAAAACATTTCATAACATCGATTTCGACAGGCAGCGGATAATCGGAAATTATATTGTCGATTTCTATGTGAAAGCGCTCGGCCTTGTCGTCGAAATTCAGAAAACAGATAAAGAAAATAAGCAAATTCACGAGGGAATTAATCGTACTTTTCTGGAATCTTTAGGCTTAAAGGTTTTTCACATCTCAGATTTCGATGTCAGGAATAATATCTTTTTGGTCCTCAGAGATTTGGAAGATTTCATTATTACCAACTTCGGAGACCACCCCGTCAAAAATTAA
- the ccsA gene encoding cytochrome c biogenesis protein CcsA, which produces MKKIQHVLISTRTMAVLLLVFAFAMAYATFLENDFGTPTAKALIYEAKWFEAVMLLLILNFIGNISRYRLWRREKWPTLVFHLSFILIFIGGAVTRYISYEGIMHIREGATSNEVVTDKNFFKIQIEEKGDILNYQDVPFTMIPDEAREKKLIAKLTAKDFKAGYDYHGKQINVKQVQFIQRKKDSLVVGNGGTEYLHLVSTGQTGRENIYIKAGDSKLVNGTLVSFNRAIDGAVEFNNTNGTLLIKTPVDANFMTMATQATGTTKKDEYQPLVLRSLYTINDLKLVVPEGLKKGKLIAYEGDRKKDKDVSDQLTVEVQGPKTKMLVDLPVEKGNPNAFKQISLDGMNIILGFGPKVYNTPFSLKLDKFVMETYPGSTSPSAYESHVKIIDEGKETPYKIYMNHVLNHGGYRFFQASFDPDRKGTVLSVNHDFWGTIISYLGYAFLFLGMFVTFFWKGSHFWKLNKNLKSVNHKRAATVILLLLSMSFNAQYIDTHGTDGSDQKHSAADGHGHEDADAVLMQEEAPKEKPNPMSLKSPKMISADEIINRNKISEEHADKFGSLLVQNREGRIVPINTQALDVLRKLYKSDKFKGTNGKSLTVNQWFLAINTDTASWTMVPLIKIVNGGEELLKKTKANAEGYTTLMNMFPADENGQLHYVLEDDFRIAFAKKPAAQSKYDLAVIDLNDRVQAFNEFFSGQFLRIVPVQNDPNSTWHSWLDQNFEPDANSQKVMGPYFSSVLDAQQTGNWSKADAELKNLSAYQQKWGKNVIPSESKVKLEVFMNKVNLNFKLLIFYTIIGALLLLLGFVELFKPNKILNRVIKGIIALGVIGYIAHFLGLISRWYLSGHAPWSNGYEAIIFISWVGISAGLMFYFGFGKPSFKKKDKSVKINRNNVSNALIPAAGFMVAVIMMGFAHGGSALDPQITPLVPVLKSYWLIVHVAVIVSSYGFFGLSMVIAVITLVFYIISHKKSYHFHHDTTLKELTIVSEMSLTIGLFALTVGNFLGGIWANESWGRYWSWDPKETWAFISIMVYAFVLHMRLVPGLRSRWFYHTATMFAYCSMVMTYFGVNYYLSGLHSYAAGDPVPVPAWVYIGLGSMILLATVSFVRFRALKK; this is translated from the coding sequence ATGAAAAAAATTCAGCATGTCCTTATTTCTACGCGAACAATGGCGGTTTTACTACTCGTTTTTGCTTTCGCAATGGCTTACGCCACGTTCCTCGAAAACGATTTCGGAACGCCGACCGCAAAAGCCTTAATTTATGAAGCAAAATGGTTTGAAGCCGTAATGTTGCTGCTCATCTTAAACTTTATCGGAAATATCTCGAGGTACAGATTGTGGCGGCGCGAAAAATGGCCTACACTGGTTTTTCACCTTTCATTTATTTTGATATTTATCGGTGGTGCGGTAACGCGGTATATAAGTTATGAAGGAATAATGCACATTCGCGAAGGCGCAACTTCTAATGAAGTAGTAACGGATAAAAATTTCTTTAAAATTCAAATTGAAGAAAAAGGTGATATTCTTAATTATCAGGATGTTCCGTTTACGATGATTCCAGACGAGGCGCGGGAGAAGAAACTCATCGCGAAACTCACGGCCAAAGACTTTAAAGCGGGTTACGATTATCATGGCAAGCAGATAAATGTAAAACAGGTGCAGTTTATCCAACGCAAAAAAGACAGTTTAGTCGTTGGTAACGGCGGTACAGAATATTTGCACTTGGTTTCAACGGGACAAACGGGGCGCGAAAATATTTACATTAAAGCCGGAGATTCCAAACTGGTGAACGGGACTTTGGTTTCCTTTAACCGAGCCATTGACGGTGCAGTGGAATTTAACAATACCAACGGCACTTTACTCATCAAAACTCCCGTCGATGCCAATTTTATGACGATGGCCACCCAGGCAACCGGCACCACAAAAAAAGACGAATACCAACCTCTGGTTTTAAGGAGTTTATATACGATTAATGATCTCAAACTCGTTGTTCCCGAAGGTTTGAAAAAGGGTAAGCTCATCGCATATGAAGGCGACCGTAAAAAAGATAAAGACGTTTCGGATCAACTTACGGTTGAAGTGCAGGGACCGAAAACCAAAATGCTTGTGGATCTTCCCGTGGAAAAAGGAAATCCCAATGCATTCAAGCAGATTTCTCTGGATGGGATGAATATTATTTTAGGTTTCGGACCGAAAGTTTACAACACTCCATTCTCTTTGAAATTAGATAAGTTCGTCATGGAAACTTATCCTGGAAGTACGTCTCCGAGTGCTTATGAAAGTCATGTAAAAATCATCGACGAAGGAAAAGAAACACCTTATAAAATCTATATGAATCATGTTCTTAATCACGGTGGTTATCGGTTTTTCCAGGCAAGCTTTGATCCGGACCGAAAAGGAACTGTACTTTCTGTAAATCACGATTTCTGGGGAACGATTATTTCCTATTTAGGATATGCATTTTTATTTTTAGGAATGTTTGTGACGTTCTTCTGGAAAGGATCTCACTTCTGGAAACTCAATAAAAATTTGAAATCAGTGAATCATAAAAGAGCGGCAACCGTAATATTATTGTTGTTGAGCATGAGTTTTAACGCGCAATATATTGATACGCACGGCACGGACGGCAGCGACCAAAAACATTCGGCAGCAGATGGTCACGGTCACGAGGATGCAGACGCCGTTTTAATGCAGGAAGAAGCACCGAAAGAGAAACCAAATCCGATGTCCTTAAAGTCTCCGAAAATGATTTCTGCCGATGAGATCATCAACCGAAATAAAATCTCCGAAGAGCACGCCGACAAATTTGGAAGTCTTTTAGTTCAAAATAGAGAAGGTCGAATTGTTCCTATTAACACGCAAGCTTTAGATGTTTTAAGAAAACTGTATAAGAGCGATAAATTTAAAGGAACCAACGGAAAAAGCCTCACTGTCAATCAATGGTTTTTAGCGATTAATACGGATACAGCAAGCTGGACCATGGTTCCGCTCATCAAAATCGTAAATGGTGGCGAAGAATTACTGAAGAAAACCAAAGCCAACGCAGAGGGTTACACTACTTTGATGAATATGTTTCCGGCCGATGAAAATGGGCAGCTACACTACGTTTTAGAAGATGATTTCCGCATTGCATTTGCAAAAAAACCTGCAGCTCAGTCCAAATACGATTTAGCAGTGATCGATCTTAATGATCGTGTGCAGGCTTTTAATGAATTTTTCAGCGGACAGTTTTTAAGAATTGTTCCCGTACAAAACGATCCAAACAGCACCTGGCATTCCTGGCTTGACCAAAATTTCGAGCCAGATGCAAATTCCCAAAAAGTAATGGGACCTTACTTTTCCAGTGTTTTGGATGCACAACAAACCGGCAACTGGTCCAAAGCCGATGCCGAACTCAAAAATCTTTCCGCCTATCAGCAGAAATGGGGTAAAAATGTAATTCCGTCCGAATCGAAGGTGAAACTCGAGGTTTTTATGAATAAAGTCAATCTCAATTTCAAATTGCTGATTTTCTATACCATAATCGGGGCTTTGCTTTTACTTTTAGGGTTTGTAGAATTATTTAAACCAAATAAAATTCTGAACAGAGTTATCAAAGGAATTATTGCCCTCGGAGTTATCGGGTATATCGCACATTTTTTAGGCCTGATTTCCAGATGGTACTTATCCGGCCACGCGCCCTGGAGTAACGGTTACGAAGCAATTATCTTTATTTCCTGGGTAGGTATTTCAGCGGGGTTAATGTTTTATTTCGGCTTCGGAAAACCAAGTTTCAAAAAGAAAGACAAGTCCGTAAAAATCAACAGAAACAATGTTTCAAACGCCCTGATTCCTGCAGCCGGATTTATGGTTGCAGTTATTATGATGGGCTTTGCGCATGGTGGTTCCGCTCTGGATCCGCAAATTACGCCGCTTGTTCCCGTTTTAAAATCGTACTGGTTAATTGTTCACGTTGCCGTTATTGTATCGAGCTACGGCTTTTTCGGTTTGTCCATGGTTATCGCGGTGATCACTTTGGTGTTCTATATTATTTCCCATAAAAAATCATATCATTTTCACCACGATACAACGTTGAAAGAACTGACCATCGTATCCGAAATGTCATTAACAATCGGGCTTTTTGCCTTAACGGTTGGTAATTTCCTCGGCGGAATCTGGGCCAACGAATCCTGGGGAAGATACTGGAGCTGGGATCCGAAAGAAACCTGGGCATTTATTTCCATCATGGTTTATGCCTTCGTTTTACACATGAGATTGGTTCCGGGTTTACGAAGCAGATGGTTTTACCACACGGCCACAATGTTTGCCTACTGTTCAATGGTTATGACGTATTTCGGCGTAAATTATTACCTGAGTGGACTCCATTCCTACGCAGCCGGAGATCCGGTTCCCGTACCGGCGTGGGTTTACATCGGTCTGGGAAGTATGATCCTGCTCGCCACCGTTTCTTTTGTAAGATTCCGCGCGCTGAAAAAATAA
- a CDS encoding ribonuclease Z — protein MSTYLTILGFNSAIPTVTSSPTAQFLEMEERAFLIDCGEGTQVQLRKAKARFSKINNIFISHLHGDHCFGLPGLIASFRLLGRDTALNVYGPKGIKEMMETIFRLTETHRGFDVIYHELSSKKSEKIYEDNRVEVFTIPLDHRIYCNGYLFREKPKERHLNMQEVSKYAEIETCDYHNLKLGKDFILSDGYVLKNSVLTTEPSKSVSYAFCSDTRYLEDVVPLIENVDVLYHESTFLHDLKEMADYTGHTTALEAARIARKANVRKLILGHFSNRYSDLTVFTDEAREVFPNSFLPKALEAVKIG, from the coding sequence TTGAGCACTTATCTCACCATTCTCGGCTTCAATTCGGCAATTCCCACGGTAACATCTTCGCCAACCGCACAGTTTCTCGAAATGGAAGAACGCGCTTTCCTCATCGATTGCGGCGAGGGAACACAGGTGCAGCTGCGCAAAGCCAAAGCCAGATTCTCCAAGATCAATAATATTTTTATTTCTCATCTTCATGGCGACCACTGTTTTGGTTTGCCTGGATTGATTGCGTCTTTCCGCCTCCTGGGCCGCGATACCGCGCTGAATGTTTACGGCCCGAAAGGCATTAAAGAAATGATGGAAACCATTTTCCGTCTCACCGAAACGCACCGCGGTTTCGATGTAATTTACCATGAGCTCAGCAGCAAAAAATCCGAAAAAATTTACGAAGACAATAGAGTAGAGGTCTTCACCATTCCGCTCGATCACCGCATTTACTGCAATGGCTATCTTTTCCGCGAAAAACCGAAAGAACGCCATCTCAATATGCAGGAAGTTTCAAAATATGCGGAGATTGAAACCTGCGATTATCATAATTTAAAATTGGGGAAAGATTTTATCTTAAGTGATGGCTATGTTTTAAAAAATTCAGTCTTAACCACCGAGCCTTCCAAATCGGTTTCCTACGCCTTTTGTAGCGATACCCGGTATTTGGAAGACGTTGTCCCGCTAATCGAAAATGTAGATGTGCTGTATCACGAATCCACTTTTCTGCACGATCTGAAAGAAATGGCAGATTATACTGGCCACACCACGGCTTTGGAAGCCGCAAGGATCGCCCGCAAAGCCAATGTCCGCAAGCTTATTTTGGGCCATTTCTCCAACCGGTACAGCGATCTGACCGTCTTCACCGATGAAGCCCGCGAAGTTTTCCCGAACAGTTTTTTACCAAAAGCGTTGGAAGCGGTAAAAATCGGCTAA
- a CDS encoding type II toxin-antitoxin system RelE/ParE family toxin: MKRFNVIFLSEAREFLLRVDEKSRHKIIFNIDKSQVKNDTELFKKLQGNIWEFRTLYNKTYFRIFAFWDKTEKINTFVLATHGIIKKTGKTPENEIIKAENIRLRYFELKNKLNEN; this comes from the coding sequence ATGAAACGGTTTAATGTCATTTTTCTAAGCGAAGCACGAGAATTTCTTCTCCGAGTTGATGAGAAAAGTCGGCATAAAATAATTTTCAATATAGATAAATCCCAGGTTAAAAATGATACTGAACTTTTTAAGAAGCTTCAGGGTAATATTTGGGAATTTAGAACTTTGTATAATAAAACTTACTTCAGAATTTTTGCTTTCTGGGATAAAACTGAAAAAATAAATACATTTGTCCTAGCGACGCACGGAATTATTAAAAAGACCGGCAAAACGCCTGAAAACGAAATTATAAAGGCCGAAAATATTAGATTAAGATATTTTGAACTTAAAAATAAATTAAATGAAAACTAA
- a CDS encoding helix-turn-helix domain-containing protein — protein MKTKNTPFEMFSLDKIKDEFIGEPGTPRRILYEQELQMELLGGLIRKVRLERNMTQEELGKLIGVQRAQISKLENNTTNVTVETILRVFSALKAKVNFNVEILSNKIEIAG, from the coding sequence ATGAAAACTAAAAACACACCATTTGAAATGTTCTCATTAGATAAAATAAAAGACGAATTTATTGGCGAGCCCGGAACGCCAAGGCGAATATTGTATGAACAGGAACTTCAAATGGAATTGCTGGGTGGCTTAATAAGAAAAGTCCGCTTAGAAAGAAATATGACACAGGAAGAACTTGGAAAACTGATTGGTGTTCAACGCGCTCAGATTTCGAAACTTGAAAATAATACGACTAATGTTACTGTGGAAACAATTTTAAGAGTTTTTAGTGCTTTAAAAGCCAAAGTAAATTTTAATGTGGAGATCTTAAGTAATAAAATTGAAATCGCCGGGTAA